In Sardina pilchardus chromosome 10, fSarPil1.1, whole genome shotgun sequence, one genomic interval encodes:
- the olfml1 gene encoding olfactomedin-like protein 3, translated as MYIRLLHLATLLLLASDPRHAQRITSDLAMMQYFQARLIQLEERLIRCEQNIQVYGQKIYDLSNEIHGEVNRITAHKSEVRIHVESVALRVGRLERDMEYLQTRVPDEPQVHIEEALLDQQLKEARKLREKAKVNIGTDCRTVLTGVDSMKIVKKTGDIYGAWLRDLTEGSAKVYYFDGTKNNTMVEYPSVKTFRESNSNQNANPIKLPFPWQGTGHVVYRGFVYYHQADTTNRIVKVHLLNRTVSDSILLPGARHLPAYALSPHTFVHLVVDEIGLWSIHADPDLEGNLVITKLDVATLHVEHSWDTPCESRDAEGAFVICGTMYVVYNSHHGGRSSVRCLFDIHDSIFNGESPVLFFPKGYTSHASMQYYPKDKQLFSWDDGYQTIYKLDVKKKNVAISN; from the exons ATGTATATCCGACTGCTTCACCTAGCGACTCTGCTCCTCCTGGCGTCCGACCCCAGGCATGCTCAGAGGATCACCTCGGATTTAGCCATGATGCAGTACTTCCAGGCCAGGCTGATACAGCTGGAG GAGCGGCTGATCAGGTGTGAGCAGAACATACAGGTGTATGGGCAGAAGATCTATGACTTGAGTAATGAGATACATGGCGAGGTGAACCGCATAACAGCCCATAAGTCTGAGGTGAGGATCCACGTGGAGAGTGTGGCGTTGCGGGTAGGCCGGCTGGAGAGGGACATGGAGTACTTGCAGACCAGGGTCCCTGACGAGCCTCAGGTGCACATAGAGGAGGCTCTGCTGGATCAACAGCTCAAAGAGGCCCGGAAGCTTAGGGAGAAGGCTAAAGTCAACATTGGGACAG ATTGTCGCACAGTTCTTACAGGTGTCGATTCCATGAAGATTGTGAAGAAAACTGGCGATATCTATGGGGCCTGGTTGAGGGACCTGACTGAAGGCTCAGCAAAAGTCTACTACTTTGACGGCACAAAAAATAACACCATGGTCGAGTATCCCTCTGTGAAGACCTTTCGTGAGAGCAACTCCAACCAGAATGCCAACCCCATCAAACTCCCTTTCCCATGGCAGGGGACTGGCCATGTAGTCTACCGTGGCTTTGTGTACTACCACCAAGCAGACACGACTAACAGGATTGTCAAGGTCCATCTCCTCAACCGTACAGTGAGTGACAGCATTCTACTGCCGGGGGCTCGTCACCTTCCTGCCTACGCGCTCTCCCCGCACACGTTCGTACACCTGGTAGTGGACGAGATTGGGCTTTGGAGCATTCACGCCGACCCTGATCTTGAAGGGAACTTGGTGATCACAAAACTGGACGTGGCCACCCTGCACGTGGAGCACTCCTGGGACACGCCCTGCGAGAGTCGGGATGCCGAGGGCGCGTTCGTGATCTGCGGGACCATGTATGTGGTGTACAACTCCCATCACGGTGGACGCTCCAGCGTACGCTGCCTGTTCGACATCCATGACTCCATCTTTAATGGAGAGTCCCCTGTTCTGTTCTTTCCCAAGGGTTACACCAGCCATGCCAGCATGCAGTATTACCCCAAAGACAAGCAGCTCTTCAGTTGGGATGACGGCTACCAAACCATTTACAAACTAGATGTGAAGAAGAAAAATGTGGCTATATCTAATTGA